The following DNA comes from Tunturibacter psychrotolerans.
AGCAATGCGAGCAAACCTCAACCGATAAAAATCGAGCACGTTTACCGAGGACACGGAACCCCAACGCCGCAGTGCTGTCGAGGTTATTAGAAATCCGGAGATCACAAAAAATATCTGAACCCCAAACTGACCACTCCATACCAGCGAAGACACCAACTGAGGCGGCAGCCCGTGCGTAAACGGAACCTTGGCACCCAACAGCTGCATGTTGACGTGATTCATCAGCACAAGGCAAATCGCAAGTCCGCGAAGAAGATCCACACCATCCATCCGCGGCCAAATCCGAGAAGACTCCGCCTTCAAACTCAGCCTCTCTTCAAAACGAAGCAATCTCCAGCACCATCGAAGACAAGAAGCTTCAGTCACACCACATTGACTTCCATCTCATCCACATAGCACCATCCCCAACTCTCACCCGGCTCGATCGACCGCATAATCGGATGCTGGGTCTTGTGAAAATGTTTGGTCGCATGCTTATGCTGCGATGAATCACAGCACCCCACATGGCCGCACTCCAGACACATCCGCAGATGCACCCACGTGCTGCCGATCTTCAAACACTCCTCGCAACCCTTCGCCGAAGGCTTCACCTTCCGAATCTGGTCCATGTGCGTACATTCCATTTCCGTGCACCTTCCTTCGCCCTGATTCTACCCTTCAGCGCACGGACCACCGCAAACCGCCGCGGCTCTCCTTGCTCTACTCCCGCACACTTCTTTATTTCCCACTAATTCTCAATCACACATCGACCAAGCTTGCGCAGGCGATGAAGTCGCTCAGTGACTCCCCATCAATCACTCAAGCCCTCGGTAATCCCATACTCCTTCAGCTTTCGGTAAAGCGTCGTCTTACCGATCCCCAGCAACTTCGCCGCCATCAATTTATCGCCGTTTAGCTGCCGGATCGTCCCAAGAATGGCTTGTTTCTCCATCTCGGCGATCGACACAATCCCGCCCTCCGGAACCCCCATCGAGCCACTCTGCTCCAGCCCGTCCTCATCCATCGCGTGAATCGCAGCCCCCTGCAGCATACGGAAGTTCTGCAACTGCGTCGGCAGATCGCCAAGGTGAAGCACCGGCCCCGACGAAAGCGCACACGCCCGCTCGACCGCATTCTCCAGCTCCCGAACATTGCCCGGCCAGTCATACTCCGCCATCGTCCGCAGCATCGAGTCCGAGAAACTCCGCTCCACTCCCGTCTCCTTCT
Coding sequences within:
- a CDS encoding ubiquitin carboxyl-terminal hydrolase 14 produces the protein MECTHMDQIRKVKPSAKGCEECLKIGSTWVHLRMCLECGHVGCCDSSQHKHATKHFHKTQHPIMRSIEPGESWGWCYVDEMEVNVV